The Plasmodium yoelii strain 17X genome assembly, chromosome: 14 DNA segment agaaaataccgaagaaataaaaaaataaacacaaTAAATAGATAGCCAATTGAATAAACATATAACTAAATGATTAAAATACCTTATTACATGAAAATAATGACGTAAATTCAGAAATACATTTCATAGTTAATACTGTAAAGGcctataataataatatgaaaaaaattttaatatttaaaaaaaaatagcttaTTTATCCCCCATAAATATTACAAAATATactttatttaaataaaaagaaagaaTATTTGTGTATGTCTATTGTTTATTAAAAGGAATCGATTTGTTCTATAATTCCGAAACTGAAATTCTCTTGTCTATGTAggaaatatttataagtatataataatttttatgtatacattcaaatattatcatatcgtatattacatttttcattaatatatacataatgtTTATTTATAAGCATAAGCTTCTATTTCTTACATGTACATATTATTCAACCgttatatgtaaatataatttattaaaatgtgAAAGAATTTGTGTGTTATGTATTATTTAGcatttcataaaatattgtaATAGAAAtaagtacatatattttcatatgcatatttttttaatttgtattttaAAACTAGTTCaaacaattatatttaatatgtatGTTTgcaatttaaaataaaattatactgTATATGTATCGCCAGTTATGATAGTGATTAaagattttataaaaaaatataaaataaaaaatgtctTTCAAAGAgcaaaattgtatataataatatatatattttttgtgttaaaaattaaataaaaaaggaaagatATTAGGAATTCTCAGAATTATTTCAATGACACTATCTGTGAATCGTTATCGAATTTAAAAACGCTTGGACGTTTTTTGACAAAAAATcctaatttcatttttaagcTTTCAGGTTTTTTAACTTTTCCTAATTCTGTTAATGTggtttttccatttttttttataaattcaataaggtttttttcatattgtTCTTCATCATCTAATTTGGATTTTTTTGATGGTCCACTACCATTTCCATCCAAtgatcttttattatttcccttttttttctttttatctCCTTCATCTTCATCTTCTTCATCCTCTTCATCATCTTCATCTTCTTCATCATCTTCATCTTCATCTTCTTCGTCATCTTCATCTTCTTCGTCATCTTCATCTTCTTCGTCATCTTCATCCTCTTCATCATCTTCATCTTCTTCGTCATCATCTTCATCTTCATCTTCTTCatcatcttcattttttttattttttagtctAAAAGCACTTGAATTTTtcaatgtattttttttagtcaATATTCTAGCTGCTTCATTTTCATATTCATCATCCTCATCAAACTCATCTTCATCTTCGTCTAAATTATCTTGGCCAAATGAGACTTCATAATATCCAACAACATGAACTTCATCAGTTGTTCCActagtttttatttttacttcattatctaacattaaaaatatatccaaAGGAGTATCTTCacatacatttttttgtaagCAGCAAATGTTATAACAACCACTGGCATCTTCTACTTGTACATATAATTTTCCATCATCTTGTGGATTGTTTAAGCATGCTCGTGATAAATGGATAACAGAATATCCATCCTTAGGTTCTGGGACTACAGTTTCTTCAGATTTTATTACTTTTCCTAAAAAGGTAataaattcataaatatttatatatattcatatatcataaaaactatcaaaatgtatacatatatattatatctaCGTCTACGTTATAACATGTAAAAATATCTTAAGACGTTTTTTGGGCccatatttaaaatatgcaCAACTATACAacatataatgaatataataacataatTATAAAGTCGTTAATCAATTAGCCCCTATATTCCATGTTTtcacatttatatatgattCATAATACATTGCCATAAAAACAAATCATTATCTAAGATATTGTTTCTATAAGCCCAAATGTATTACTTATTACTACTTAAAATtggtatgtatatatatacataattgctgtatatgtatacatattattcATATACTCTTAAATATTCATAGATAaattcacattttttaaatattacattgcaagtttcatttttattattattacttaccataaaacattttgttgtgttatttttttttaaaggtaTTTTGTTTTGGTTTTATTTACTTTGTTTCTTTAAGAATAAGTGTGACTTAAAATtttgtttaataaatatattttattttattttttaaagcataatattatgttttattaataaaaatatttttatattttttataaatttatatatattataaatatagagATATAGATTGTTATGcgttaataataaaaaaatgtaatggtatcgaaaaaaaaatttgtaaCAAATGCAAGCCCACCCTTTGcgagataataaaaatatttaattaaaaattaagaataaaatataaaaccaaTATACtatcataaataaattatttatatatttgcagtatatacaaaattatcaaaaatcttttaattgccgataattttatatatacttattttatggaaaaaaaaaaaaaaatgtatataattaaattattctATATAGCCATAACATAAGTtcctatattttatttttggttattttttggttatttttttcatggctacaaataatggaaatacaaaaaaagtaaaaaaataaaaagctaTTATCGCATGCAATCtattaatacataaataaaaccATTTAAACATGTTATAAACATACTttgtatattaatattattcttTTATCTTAAGATTATTTTGTAGAcgtttttaaaaaatcaacaaaaaaattagtatataaataaatatatattatacatatagcTTGCCAATATTTTGCTTCATATCCAAAACAGTATGTATattgtcattatttttttttttttcatcatatacATAGAGTTCAATTCATATTTGGAATTATGTAGAATACGTTTTaccataaaataatatattaaaattttgtcCAACCTATTTTCACGAATACGTtttgtaataaaattttatgtataaatatattagcaTTTGACAAggaaacatatatatatatcaatttttttctattgataaattaaaaaaaatactgtCAAGTTACATATATCTTTTCATcatatcataaaataaatggctagcttgaaaaaaaaaaaaacacacacAAATAGagtaattataataataacattaaaataactaattatacatatttaaatattacaaTAAATATGGTATAGTgtacctattatatatatacatatattattattatatgattaTGTATATGACCATATTATGAGTTTCAAACAGCGgctattgtatatatatatatatatatatatattttatactttattatttttttatatattttattttaaatttgtttataacCCTTTTATGTTTCATTTCGttcaaaaatttaataacatATGCGTAATTACAGGAAATAGTTGTTGAACAATCATTTAACTATTTGGTTGttaacaatattatatatcggttatttaacatataatacaatctatattattatattcgtTTTGGAATCATATTAACAAGGATTGTAGAAGATATTTTCGTTTTCccattataaattttatgtaaataaatataaaacatagaTAGGTGTCAATATACTTATAAGTATTGATAAGGAATAATTACAATATTTTCGATTTTAAtgattttatctttttttatatccttATAAATCACCaaaatgattttaaaaataattatcataGTATATCtatcaaaatatatgtgtaaataattttttctaaaaaatattaatctATATCATCTTATATACCATTTGTTAGTTTTATGCTACCTTTTTGCTCTTTGGTTTTCGTATTAAGTATTTATCATgctatgataataatatatcagTAAAAGACATcaaagaaattataaaaattaattatttataacacAATAAAAAGGGAATGTTCCAGTGTTATATGCTAATTCACAGaaagatatataatatatgattttttttttgttttaatatatattatgctaattacatgtgtatatatataagctCATATTtcacattaaaaatatgtaaatatatagcataaattgaaaatgaacaaattatTTCAAAATTAGTAGATAATTATCAAAAAAGAAAACGAACAAACATTAAACCTTCCAAATTGTTtcatattgtattatatatggaTGTATATCAcaagtataatattttatacttTGGACACAACCCTGTTTTAAATGGTTTAAATCTATATTgtgtaataaaaaacatattttagcATTTAAATAATGTGCCTATTATTTGATCAATTAGCTTTGCTAATTTTCAGTTTTATATAAGGATTTCATCATTATACACatattttacaaatattatgaatataataattaaatgatttaatataataaattaatctaaatgtaaaataatttttaaaaatatgaataactTGTAAACTAATAACTTTAGGAAAAACACTAACATgtagaataaataaataaaataacaataataatgattagtgaaaatatatagtaataatgtaATATACCAgttaaatgatgataaatcATTATAATCATCAAAACAATTTTCTTAAAGTTTCTATTATtcattaattaataaaattttatatgtgTTAAAATGTAAAcgataattatatttaatccGTCCATATAATACCCTTTAAGAACAAATATacttttgtgttttttttgttatattttaccAGATATTTTGCtaactattatatatacaatcaaagcaaaatatattctttCTTTACaaatagaaataaaataaaacaaagtaaacccaaataattttattttatactaatagaaatttgattttatctaaagttttatttatttctatatcAGCATAgtctcttttttttaataagccaaattttttaacattatttGTGACAACCATTTTTACTTTACTAAGCTAACtttgtttgttttaattaaatACATAAGAAAAAACGTACACACACACAATATGGAAAATGATAAACATGAAAATATGCTAATGCATATAGCCCGGGACTTTAAATCAATAGACGATTTAGTGGATGTATTTTTATCCTTTTTGGAAAATAAAACTGACTATTTTCATTTGATGATGAATGATGATGATATACAAACATTATCAAAAAAGTATGATGGAGATATTGCAAAggctatattaaataataatacatgtGGATTTAAGGCGAATAGCAGAGAAACTGAATTAATGAAATTATTTAGAAAACACCaattaaagtatataattaaaaaccAACCATATATAATTGAAAACGAAGatataagaaataaatatttatcgCCTTGCGATGAATTAAACAAACTTAGTAACATTCAAATTGCAAAAACAAAGAATACCCAAAATGAGGCACAAAGAAACAATCGAAACCCTCACACCCCAGCTTATGATTCTATcagtataaaaaaataaaatagaaaataaatagaAAGAAAACATACAATGGAGCatgaacaatatatattaatagacattgtacatatattattatgtattatatatacttattattttatatttttttaaatagacGAAAAACACATATCAACATGGAACGGAGGAAGGACGGAAAAGTATTTTTGGAACCAATCCTTAAATGAAATTAATTTAGAAATTCCATTAAATAAGGAAATAAAACCTAGTGAAATAAAAGTTGAAATAACcaataaacatataaaagTTCAACATTTAAGTAAGAAACGAAAAATTGTACTTATTAGTTAAGATTGTAGTTATATAttgtgtattattttaatatgaaaacatatgacaattttttttaattttctttcATTTATAGATGAAGTAAAATTAGAAGGAATGTTCTATGAAGAGGTGAATAAACAGGAATGCGTGTGGAATAtagaagataaaaaaaaaattattatatttttagaaaaaaagaaagaaaattGGTGGTCATATGTAATAAAGGGAGATCCAGAAATCGACACAACGAAAATcgaatcaaaaaaaaatttaacagATTTTGATGAAAAAACCCAAGGAGAAATAAGAAAAATgctatataaacaaaaaatgtaatcTCATTTTCCTTAAAATGTACATTATGATTTATTATGAAACGTTCATATAtgcttatatttatttattttcctcAGGATGAACGAAGGATTGAAATCCCCTGAAGAATTAAAAGAGCAAGCtttgttaaaaaatgtattggATAATAAAGGGTTTCCATtttctaaataaaatttttccATTGCCCCCCAAAATTGTGTATTGTTATTTCATTGAAGCActttttaattgtttttatttcaaattgTGATAACACACGTCTGGCAGCATGTTCATgaatacatatgtataatttCATGAAATGCAATTATAATGTGAATGGAGCTATAATGGAAACACGTATATTGTATGCATAaccttttatattttttaattatttaaaatatcataCTACGAACTAGCTCCAATTTATATTGTGTTAAATTAATATGTCTTAGttaaataacaatttatCCATTTATAACTgatgtatattataatgcatattttatataatttgaaaatttttACTATGAACtgcattttataaattagcTGCCCAGTTAGCTATTTTccataattaaaaaaaaaaaaattataaataaataattttataatagaGTCCAATATTATGTTTTCCGATCagattatattataataagaATTAATATAGCTGAAttgtatttaaatatttttcatttaagtttgaatatgttaaaaagtaataaatGCTGTCTATTTAATGGTTGTCCTTTAACTTTATTCTCTTTTCATACTTAAATGTTGCACGTTTTTGTACCTTggattttttattactttttaatatttacctttaatacaaaaaaaagtgTGTGCgaatgataataaatttaaaataacaGTAATAATATCTTACTATAAAAAAACTTCCCTTTTTTCAAttagaaatattttataaccataaaaaaataaataaaataatgtattacacatgttatatatgtatataatatatgtatataatatatgtatataaatatgtatataatatatgtatataaatatgtatataaatatgtatataaatatgtatataaatatgtatataatatatgtatataaatatgtatataaatatgtatataaatatgtatataaatatgtatataaatatgtatataatatatgcacatatgtATAACTATTAAGTACATATAAAAtggatatataatatttttgttttaattgcgataaaaatattatttatatacctAAATAAAGttgttattttatatgttgtGTGTCTATTGAAATAATTACACAAATTCCAcacataaatattaatatgattgtaacttttaaaataaattatttttataaatattagttttctacaaaatataattattcattactttttaattttttattcattacGTGAAAatagaaattaaaaaataaattgaaacaattatatatataatatttcatatatcTATTTTCTTATGGAATCTCTATAgctattatttttgattgtgtgtttttttcattttcaagattttaaaaatatgttttaaaattCATTATGTTACTTTTATATGCTATTATTTGTTGAAAAGTTTATGCAAATATAATGCCACCTTTTATGTCGTCTGttacatattattttaaaatatttgttaGATTACCTGGATAAATTATACATAGATTTTATATATGTCTATgtatacatttataatgtgaaatatatataaaataacaatCAAAAGTGTAttccttcatttttttttacggCAAATTTAAGTTCCGACGTTATTTAAAATCGCAATGgtgttatattaaaaaacatCACTGTGAGCatacagaaaaaaaattaaaaaatatagtaaaCAAATGTATAGTGGTATTATCAATAAAATACTCTACAAattgtattaatatttagtaattttagtatatatatgtaaatataggCGTATTTTATCGAGTTGAAATGGAAAATAGTGCAAGATATTACTATGATGCAACAAATGCCAAATGGTGGTATTTCGAAGTTCTATCAAGAGCATGGATAACATGTGAAGAAACTGGAGATGAAGAATTACCAACTAATGATACAGTAATTGAAAATAATGTCACAAAAGAATGCTCAAAAAAACTTACCCTTAATAAATCTCAAAATTCagtagaaaataaaaagataaattaCAAATCATACCGTagtcataaatatatagatagACTAACTGAATTAAACACTAATGATGTACAAAAAGAGCAATGTGATGgctcaataaaaaaaaatatccaaaaaattaatactaCTAGTAATAGTGTTAATGATAAAACCGAACCGTTAAATGATTTGGACGATTCGGTAAATATTCCAAATAATAAAGTGACTAATGTATTACACTTTTCTAAACAAGTTATGAAACATATTCAAAATAAGAACAATATAGAATATAGTGAAgaatcaataaaaaaaaatgatgatgatgatacaCAATATTACAATGAGATTCATAATatggaaaataattatgatgatAAAGATGAATATTtgatagataaaaataataacacgGATGATCTAAATTCgtatgatgataaaaatcctttaaaatgggaaaatgaaaataataattatgataaagaCAATACTTATTATGATGAAGAATGTATGAATTATGATGAAAGTGGcgaatattattatgaaaatgaagatCCTTATGAGGAAAATGCTAACTCTCAGGTGTATGAAAATTATGATGAACGTGCCAATTATGGTGAATATGAAAACTATGAGGAATATGGAAATGATGGAGAAacagatatatataatgaaaaagaaaaagataaaggggaagatgatataaaaaatgaaaagaatGACGAggaagaatatatatataatgaaaaagaaaaagataaaagggaagatgatataaaaaatgaaaataatgacgAAGAAACAAACAAgaataaaatgtatataaatggggaaaataattataataaagatCCCATAAATATCGAACAAGATGACAATATTAACAATGATAATGTATCAGACTTGAATAAATCTAAAATTGATAATCAAATACTTAATGATGAAAGTATAATACAAAATGtggaatataataaagaaagCAATGTTTCTAATTCATTCAGTTCGAATTGTTCAAAAGATTCTAATGAGTTAagtgaaaaaattaatagtctattaaaatattctagtaataatttttctaacAATCACGAAGATAGTTCTGTTATATTAGAAAATTTATTGTCTCGTAGCTATACAAGATCTGATTATTTAAATTCAATTAATAtgatcgaaaaaaaaaataagatcGAACACAATGATAGTTTACACAAAAGCAATAGTAAAACAGAGGATATCATAGATGTGATTAATtctgataaaataaatgacaataataatagcaataTAGAAGATGGGATAAAGACGAAACAAAATAGTTTCAGTGAAAATAGTGATCCGCTATATAATGATAACGAAATAGACTGTATTCCTTTTGTTAGAAGGGCCACAAGGAAACTTACTTTTAAAAACCAGGGAGGATTATCTGGATGTTTAAAATTAGttcatgaaaaaaaaaaagaattattaTCTTCAGCACAAAATGACGTAAATGACATGGAAATTAAAattgcaaattttaaaagaaGAGCTAGAGAATTGGCACAAagatataaaacaaaaaataaatcctCAAATGATCAGACAAAATCAGCTTCTGAAAAAGTTCGATTTGAAGATATTGTTTTTCAAGcccaaaaacaaaaaaaagaattacaAGAAAAAGGGAaactttaataataaatatgtatatttatcctaaaaacttattttttgtttcataattttattagttattatattatcattattacaATTGTTATGACAGTTGtcataaatattattctattattttaatgCCCAATAGTATAGTCAATAATAGTAATGTGCAGTAATGTTAGTGATTTTTATATCCGAATTGAAAgagataaaatatatttttcaatatttatattaaaaattgcatattttaaaaaatattatttcatattattatatttttcgttatgtttttattaatatgtaacTAGTTATTTTCCACCTTTACAAAAACTGACTTAGTATTTTCTTTAaagttattttattaaataaattcgggtgtaaaataatatctaaattatttagataatcatatttaattatagCAATACAAATagtaaaaatgaagaaattgAAGTCTTTTTCTAGAATCCTAAGACTGCTAAcaccatttattattttttttataattaaaaaatatgcatattgtataaaaaataattttataatatttatattatttgttttgttttcAAATTGAGATTTGATTACTTAAAATATGTGCATTATTGctgttatattttaaagaTAATACCACGTTAAACAACTAgaacacatatatatactttttgcaaaatataataacaaaaacagctttttttatacaatagattaagaatattattatatggttATTTACTAATGTTTTATTGcatttttataacttttaatataagtaatattatgtataattctaaataaaaaacaaaaaagaacaaaaagAGTGACTACTAATAACCtactatattataataaaagcTTACTAGCGCAATaaagcatatttttatataatttggaaccctaatatatataaacccAATTTTATACAAGATATGcaatttaatgatattttttacatagtaataaatattatataatattattttttatcatcattattttttcaagttaaatatatattatattttcataaaaatcataatttttaccATATCAAGTATTTTAATTACTCTAAGGATTgacttttaatttttacagcaacataatatatatattaaattttataattaaacaaTAAATGAAGTGCTTGTAGTATATACTACTATACCCCAATATGGGTCGAAtataagttttattttttttactgttttaataatatatgtagaAATTGCgaagtaaataaaaattatatattgcTTATATATAGAATcaaatgtatttatatatatattatatttattaaaatcattgccttttatatataattctcTTTTAgtcctaaaaaaaataaatatattattaattttttatatatttatttaatgctTTTAATAACACCGCCGTTTCAATtctcatataatttttatcattttttatttttttacttttttttatttatattgaaaatatatttttaaaaaaatatgtaatttttattatgtttttattaGTCTTTAATAAATAGATTTTagaatttaattttataatatactattttataataatatatatatttttatatattatattttgatatattattattatatttttattatttatattttagtaGTATCTTATTTTGTACATCCccgttttttatattatataatcaaaataattcattatataacgttaaaatagtaatatataaaataattaatacattttttttctttatcccTCGAGTATAAATGTATATGTGAATACATGATATGCTTAACCATATTATGcaaaataatgttttataagtattaaaaaaaatatcgcAATTACACacatgaaatatatttttttttgtgtttttttgggatatatttttataagcgCATATGATCTTTTTCCATAGtttttgattatttatatacaattaaaaaaatgattaaaaaatCGTTATAAGTATTAATgaacaatatataaaatatatatatatatgttgttACACGAGCACAATATATGAATAACgaatacaatatatatatatattatgatatatttgtatatatttatatgccaTGTTTatacattaatatatttataataagctttatatacttttttattagTATGCATATACACATTCAATGGTATACATGCATAAGCCATCGTAATTAATAGtacaaataaaatttgcatTTTAAGCTTTAAacatatgataataaaacaaaagaataaaaaagataattcATTTGATAACATTATTGCATTAatgatttataaatttttcattttattatttgttttgttGGTGATAGATCTTTTAATTTGCATCACGCtcaaaacaataatataagtagctaaatgcattttttattctttcgTTATTTTAGATaattatgtatttatattttcgttttaaattatgattattttgatttatatCCATATGCACATATGATATAAAATTCccgtt contains these protein-coding regions:
- a CDS encoding CS domain protein, putative; the protein is MENDKHENMLMHIARDFKSIDDLVDVFLSFLENKTDYFHLMMNDDDIQTLSKKYDGDIAKAILNNNTCGFKANSRETELMKLFRKHQLKYIIKNQPYIIENEDIRNKYLSPCDELNKLSNIQIAKTKNTQNEAQRNNRNPHTPAYDSINEKHISTWNGGRTEKYFWNQSLNEINLEIPLNKEIKPSEIKVEITNKHIKVQHLNEVKLEGMFYEEVNKQECVWNIEDKKKIIIFLEKKKENWWSYVIKGDPEIDTTKIESKKNLTDFDEKTQGEIRKMLYKQKMMNEGLKSPEELKEQALLKNVLDNKGFPFSK